Below is a window of Podarcis muralis chromosome 5, rPodMur119.hap1.1, whole genome shotgun sequence DNA.
CAAACAAAAGTGTTAATCTAGTGGAATCTACCACTATGTATATTCTTCAACAACCTGATGACTAGGTATTATTTTACAGAGAGGGAAAAGCACACACAACCTGTTAGCCCTTCAAAGAGCTTAGAGAGCTGTGACATTGACATTCGCTTATGCTAGTCCATGAAAAATAAGACTGGGAAATAGCAGTTTAAGGAATGCTGGCATTCATCattctttccatttctgcttgACCTTAGACCACTGTAGCCAAAGGACATTGAATATTGCAAATAAAAGGAGCTCCATGGGGTGTTGTATATCTAAGAtgtaaccaccctgagatctatgggtatagagtgatatataaatttaataaacaacaacaataattctaAACCATTTATATATAAAACTGTATTGGGTAAGTGCACAAATGTGATTTCAACTGTGTATGAGCATCAGGGCTTTGAGATAAGCTACAACTTCAAGCAAATTCTAATCCAGATGTAAGAGCCATGCTCCTCACCCTCCTAGTTCTATATAACAATTTTTTTTGGCCTTGTGACAGGTGAGGAAGCATTGGAGCCTAAtggcagagcatatgctttgcattctAAATATTCCACCAGGTacaatccctgacatttccaaGTAGGACTGAGAAAGGTCCTTCTTGGAAAAGCTTGGAGAGCTACTGAAATTAAGCTTGTATTAAGCTTGATGAACCAATGGCTTAGCATAAGACATTctctctaaataataataataataataataataataataataataataataggtgcagTGGAATTTACCTTTTTGCATAGTTTTACAGAAATTTATAAATCAGTATATCTGCTATCTAACCACCCATCTTCATAAGCTCTGTGGAAGCCTTCTTGATTAAAAGGAGGGGTGTAGAGtgattaaaaataagtaaatgaaacaaTTTATTTTACATATATGGTTTAATGATTTGATTCAGTGCAAGACTCCATGGTTCTTAAGCAGGAAACCCAAGTGAAGAACTGAGTAAGCTTGAAATAGCATGAAACTGCCTTTAATTTTGGAACAGAGCCAATTGGTTTGTTCAGTCACAAAGTCATGTATGCTTGATAGCTTATTAGAACTCTTCAGATTTCAGCAAATAAAATGCAGGTCATTAACATAAGGAAAGCATGCAGTTTCATATACATTTGAAACATTGATTGGATCGGGAATTGCATGGGTTGACACTGGTGTTGAGACTGTTTACATGTAAAAGTATCTTGGCAGGTAGTAAATGTGGATGTGGTCTTTCAATAAGATCAGCCAAAGCATTAACTTGGCATGGAGTACATTATCTCCCTGAAGGCTGGGGGGAATTGGAAAGGTGTCTTTGTTTGTGGTGGCGCCAGTGGTGTATGAATATCTCAGTTGTATGCCAGCATCAGATGACTTGTCTAGCTTCGGGGCTtgacagaaacaaaataaatacagtgctCATAAGCTTGCATGTAACACAATGTTAAATGATACAGATATCTTACCTGTTTcgaaatgcctctgaataccaattgccgAGGAACCACAGCAGGAGAGGGTGTGCACATCTCCTGATtttaggcttcccagaggcaccacCTGGTTGACCACTCtggaaaagaggatgctggactagatgagactttggtctgatccagcaggactcttctttatgttgtttattttaaaatgtctccCCTGTTCCCCACTCCAACTATGGTGGTAACTCAGAACAGCTAACAACATAGAAAATCATCAAGACAATATTAAAAGCAACAAGAGATTCTTGTTTCAGCCTCCTAAAAAGACCTGAAGTAGACATGAAGCCACAGGCAACCGTGCTGTAACCAAAACTACTCTGATCCCTGTGCCTGTAGTACTGTACTGAATTACAGTCACTGGGGTTACCTGAAGCAGAATTTTGGAAATTGATTGGAGTATATAGCAGGGCAGGAGCTTAGGATCTACAGGACTCAAGtggtttagggcaggcataggcaaactaggccctccagatgttttgggactacaactcccatcatccctgaccactggtcctgttagctagggatggtgggagttgtagtcccaaaacatctggagggctgtttgcctatgcctggtttagggctATAAAGGTGAGAACTAGCAAGGTGAGTTAAGGCCAGAACAGGTGATCAAGGCAGATCAAATGGGACTGCAGTTATAGGCTCTGTCCATCCCATTCCCAGGCATTAGCTTGGCCAGCAGCATTTTGAACCAATTTACATTTCTGAACACTTTTCATAGGCAGCCCTGTGTAAAGTTCATTGCAGTAGTTCAGTTTTGATGTTCTTGGGGCATGAATAACCATGGCCAAGTCCATCTAGAAATAGTGTTGGATCAAGAAACCCTCTGAAGCTGTGAACTTCCAGCATAAGGGAGCGTTCAACTCCATCTAGCACAGTCTGTACCTCAAGCCCTGGACTAACTGATCTACCAGTAAATAGTACTTCTGTGATCTGGATTAAATTTCACTTTATTCCCTATATCCATTACCTTACTGCCGTTCAGCATTGCTTCAAGATTACCATTCCCTCCCTAGAATCTGTAAAAATGAGAGAGATAACGGTACTTGATTATGGTTATAGCTATCTGTTCATGATACAGGTCAGAGTGGTGTTTAAATGCTGATGTTGCAAACTAAATTTGTTTCGTATAATTTACCCCTTAAACTCTTACCAACAGATAAGAAAAACTCCAAAATCTGTATTAGGGCAATACCTAATTACATAGGTCAACAGAAACATAAATAGTTGTGCAAGCATGcatgttctccagaactcttttgTAGGCTAAATGGTAAGCAgagcaagggggtggggtggcatcTTGTCTGGCACCAAACCCATGGAGTTTGCATCTTGTCAGAGAGTTCTGATACAGGGgcagcccactcatgaggcaaggtgagatgactgcctcaggcggcaggatccacaggggcagcagatccagcctccaaggaatgcattgcctgctgctgctgctgctgctgttggagcaacagctgcagcacatgtcttggaggctggatctgctgacAGCCACCACTACATGCACCCCtacctctacagtggcctcttggcaaataggaggcactggtCAGCTCCTctcacccttgttcctgatgcagatcaTTATTCCTCACTTGATCCTTCCCTGGTGGTGgggttggatgccattttgtggttctcctcaggtgccaaaatgtcttgggccagcactTAAGATGGAATTGGAGAGGGTGGAGCAGGGAGTTGAATGAGGCTTCTTTTAGGTGTCATGTTCCAAACTGGTCTTGGTACAACCCGATAGCTATATAGCACCTAAAAAGTCACGTTTGAATGTCTGCTACCTCCCCTACATTCTGCTTTAAAACTCTGACCAGAGGCAGACCCCAGGCCTTAACATCAGCCAAAATAgttttcctccccttcccctgctGCTCTGCTTACCATCCAGTCTGATGAAAGGTTATGGAGAACTTAAAAACTTTTACTGTTTTGTGATACTTTGGCtagcctaataaaggtattgccctgATAAGGATTCTGTAACAGAACCAACATAGCATTTGTGTGCCTTATCTTGTATCAGAACAGTAATCACTAGGTGGCGCTCTGGCTCTCTAAATAATCATTGTGCACCAGGACTGGGCAGATTACATGAAGTAAATTCTTTGGATAAGACCAGCTGATCTTTTAAGGGACAGTTTCAGTGTAACATCAGTCACTCTTTCTTATTTTCCCCTTCCCAAGTAAAATGTAAATTCACATATTTGTGTCACCTTTGCCAAACTATAATTGTAAGCACTGTGTTGTCAGTCATTCTTGGGAAAGATTTCAAACCcagatattttatttaatttacagTATTTATGACCTGCACAAGGCAGTATACAGACTAAATTCAAATTATCAAGTGCTCAGAACAGATGGGGTGGTTCAGCTTGTGAATTTGTCTGAGTTACCTGGGTGGCCACTCTTGAAGATGGACCTTTGTTGGATCTTTTAGTCCGACCCAATAGTGGCAACGCTTTTATTCTTATGGTAGAGTGTGTTGCAATGTGAGTTTCTGAGATACGATGCATGGAAGGTGAGATATTGCTATTTTGGCAGATCTTCTTTAGCAATGTGTTTCTATTATTTTTACAAAGTTAAATCACGTACACCTTTGCCGATTGTTTGATTCTGTTAAAGAATGAGTGCAAAGTTCACAATGCTCTACCATTCTCTGAGCCATCGTGCTCTCTAGTTGACTCatacctttgtttaaaaacaaacttgGATGGATGGCCATGAGTCACCACTGAAAAGCTAAAGAAAACAGGCTCACTTCACCAAGCACGTATCCTGCTGCACAAAACTGTTTACATAATTTGCATCCAGTTCAAACTGGGCTGGAAATGTTCCTAGTCAGAGACATACCTAGTGTCCCTTGAACCCCTGGCAAGGAACTgtattgctgcccccccccccaaatctgagaAGCAGTAGAGGTTGCCTGGACATCAGGAGGGATGTGCCTCCTTGGGGCTGGATGAGACACCCACACTGCTCTCTACCAGGAAGCTGCTCTGAGGACGCCTTTCTGTTCCCtcctccatcaccaccaccagcagcagcagcagcagcttttcctGCTAGAGATCTCAGCAGATTCCTCCTGTGGGCAAAGCAGGGGCTGGAGTGTGTGTGCTCTCGAGGTATCATGGGAGGACTCGTGCCCAATAAGTGATTGGGGGCAGGCCAGCACCCCTGGCGGGGTCCTGTTTCACCAACCCCCCTATTCCCTCTGTTCTTGAGTGTCAAGAAGGGAAACACGGAGTTGGCCTTTGACCATCAGTCATGACTTCACAGCAATATTAATAGTAGTATAAAATACAAATCATTGCACTGATTACGAAAACCTACTTACTTCTAGATTCTGGAATAAGGCAGGTTTTTAAAATTAGGACTCCAGAATCCTGTCTCCCCCAGAAGCTTTCCAGAGCACCATTCAAGATCCCATGGAGGAGTCTCCATCACAGAGCAGATGCATTGGACTTGCCAGTCAATGTAGTTCCTGTGATCACTTGTGAACAGTGTCAGAGAAGAGCTGTTGCTCTGTGGTTGTGCACATGAGAAGGTCCATGGTTCAGTCcacagaatctccaggtaggtctgaaaCTGTGGAGAGCTGCTAAATCAACATCTATGAGTACTGATCTAGATTGATCAGTGGTCTGACTAGGTATGAGACAGATTCATATGTTCCTACCCACATGGTGGCCCTCAAAAGGCATTTCAAGGCAGTTTCCAGtttgtgttttaaactgtatATGTGGGTGGGTGAAGGAGTTGATGTTTATGCATTGACCTCCAGATGTCCTGAAAACCAGCCTGCCTGCTCTGCTTAAAGACTCTGTTGCCCATTAGGAAAAAAATCCAAAAGCCACAGTAggacaatacctttattaggacaAAGCAAAATTCACAAAGTCATGAGCAAGCTTATGTTCCCCAGAAACGGGTTTTTTCAggcggaacttgccggaactcagttccagcacctctcaggtgggcgtcattgccattataagggaacaaaggaggcattcatagtgagttctggcgCCTCTTCTAGAAAAATGCACTGCCTGAAACACTTGGTCAGGCTGGATGTTCAACAAAACAATGCAAAGGGGAGAAAAAGCAGAATATGATGTCAAAGCCCCAAAGTCTGCAGTTTGTAGCAGTGTTAAGAGGGCATTGGGCAAACTTCATTACGTAAGCCTCTGCTGGATGCTAAACAGATTTCAGGTTGCACCAAGGGCTACTGGGAGAAAGAAGCAATAATAGCAGCtcccccactttttttaaaaaaaaccacaacttatTAAATCTATTTCCAAAGGGCTGGCCATGTTAATCTCAAGCAGCAAAAGCAAATATACTATAACTTTTGGGGACTCAAACACATTTCCAGCAGTTGCTCGGTTCTGTCGCCAGCACTAAAACTGAATTCCTTTActttaaacaaatgaaaacaaggcTTGTGAAATTCCTCATCATGTTGCATTCATGTGTAACCATCTGCCCATGTAATAACTGACTTGTAAAAACAGAGCAAACCCTCCTGTCGGGTGAAAATAATTCCTGTTCCATTCTCAGCATCTGAGCCTTTTCATACATTCACCCAGCTATGCCACTGAGTATCCACCTAACAGAGTGCCTGAGGCTATTCCCAACtccacaaaaaaaaccaaaaaccagtgCTTAAACATCCACACTTTACATGTTTAGGTGTATAAAGACTTGCACCTCAGTCCTATACACGCTTTCCTGGGAGTAGGCCCTACTGAACTCAATATAGCTTACTTGCAAATAGACATTCGTAGGATTGCACTGCTTATATGCCATTGGAATGAAGCCAACCAAAAAATATAGGTCCTTGCCCCAATGTGTTACAATCTAAATTATGGCACTTGGGGAAACGAATGAAGAggggaggaaatgggagaggaaaaGTTAATGTATGCACCTAAAAAGCAAGAATGTGTGAAGCAACCCTCATTAGTACAACGCATATATGGGTGTTCAACTCTTAATGAGTCTAGTGCACCTCCAGATTTTTCTAAAGTAGTCTTCTAACTACAATTcagtgaaacaaaacaaagctaatCCAAAGTTGTAAGAAGGGCTTATCTATATGTTGCCTGACAACATCGTCTCATTAGGCTTCAATCAATTCAGTGAGACTTTTCCgagtaaacatgtataaaatAGTGCTTTGAATgaggatgggaactgtggttttcaAACTCAGAATGTATAACAGTCTTCTTAATATGTGCCATTGCATTTTGTAAAGGATTCCCCATCTCCCAACCCTTAAATGCTAAATGCTTTTGTGCCAGTTAAATTAACTTCCTTCCATAGTACCGGATCTCAGGGTCAAAGGGTTTCGCCAAATATGTCCATTTCCCCAGTTCCTTCcttattctttcttctttcccttttcagGATTGTCTTTCCAGATACGGTAGGTAAGAGAAGAAGCTAAGGTCAGCCAGGCAAGGTAAGGCAGCATCAGcagtgttgctgttttgttaataGGGTACCAGGAATACATCGTGCCCAGCACTAACCCATAAAGAGCCACAATGTCGATCAGGGCCTGGAAAAGAGAAACAGCAATGTCTAAATGATTGACACACTGGACAGAATGCAAAAGACGCAGTCTCTTCTTTTACCACAAGGGTGAGAACGATCCTACACAAAGCAAGTGGCTGAGCACTCCAGGACTGCCCCATCTGCTCCCATATACCTCTCAGGCTTTTCATGCCAGAGCTTTTTGTCAGTGGAAGCCTTGCTCCATTGGCAACTGGAACAAGTTGCTGGTCCCCTCAATTCCCTGCCTCCCTTGCAAAGATCTTTGCACAATGCAGGAATCGGGACAGCAGCTTTTATTTAGCAGGCACTAGTGGTAGTGATGGCGGCTAGCTCAGTGCACAGGGTGGATCCAGCTCATAGTGTTAGAGCAAGGTTTTCCCAGGTGTCAACTATAGAATCCTTTCACCAGATATCATGCTATTGTGCCAGTAGACAGCAGAGCATAGGATGGGGCTGGGTGGGCCATATTCCCTTTACCAGAGCAGGATAAGAGTTATTACCCTTATTACCAAATTTTCCAAGTTGTAATGTCACTTCCATCTGTGCTTATAAATGTTGGCATTCTTTCTCAGTTCCCTAGAGGCTGGAATTTAGCCATCTGAACACTCCAGGCTCTCCTTTTCTTCATCTCTAATGCAGCGCTAAGTGTCTAAATGTGCTAATCCAAACAACTCCTATCATACATATTCTCTTATTAACACTTTGGCATTTTACAGTTTAATAAGGCACATATGAATAATGAGCGCACTGAAGCTCTGGCCTTTGCTAGCTGATTAGGTCAAGGTGTGGTGCTCAGAGCTGCTTATCTCAAGACACACCATTCTCAACTGAAGAATATGGATCACCCCGATCATAACGGTGCTAGCTTCACACCCTTCTTGAGGCAACCAGCTGCTTTAATTTTGAAGGCAGTAAACAGAACTGCAAGGGGCTGATATCACTGGCGGGAGCCAGCTGCAAAGTGGATACAAGCCATGCAAGCCTTTTGCCCCAGTTCATCAAATTCTCCTTGTAACTAAATGCCAGCTACAAACATTATGGAGGACCTTGCTTGAAGACTCATGTATTGTGTGCCCAGGGAACTTTAATCGCCACTAAAACACATTAACATATCTGCCTGCTTTGTTCTGTAGCAGGTTGTGTTGCCCTCTTTTTCTGCTTTACCCTTTGGGAACATGGACAGAAAATCAAGGGCTTGGGGCCAGAGAGAGCAAAGAACAAAGCCGTAAAGGAAGTAGTTCtagtttgttacatttatatcctgttttTCTTACAGGGAACTTTGCCCCCATTttctctccacaacaaccctgtgaggtagcttaagaTGAGAGcttatgactggcccaagttcacccagtgagcttcatggcagagtgggttTCTCCACAGTTCTGGTCTAACATTTGAAGCACTGTGTCCCACTGGCTCAACAACTGAAAGCCTCACTCTGGACCTTCCTAGTTTTGACATTTCTAGCAGAAACTCAGTATATTTTGAGGCCCAGAAATAGTGTGTGCGTTTACATAAACATGCCTgctagaggatttttttttttaagagtctgCACATTCCACTGAACAATTTTAGCCCAGCAGTTTCCTAGTCAGCCTCGTTGGAGGTCCCAAAAAGGTAACTGCAATACAGGCAACATAATGGTACAGCAAATGTTTGGGATACATTACCAGCTTTAGGTTGTGAGCTCCAAAGAATATAGGAGTCCATGCCCAGTTCAGTGCAAGCTGAGCTCCATAGAGGCCCAGTGGGACAACTGCTTGACTGTTGAAGCCATCAAGGTCCTTCCACACCAAATATGAAGCATACCTGCAGAAAAGGAAACCAGACAATGCTTTGCTTTTGAATGCCACATTATCAGCTTTGCTTCAGTAGGATTACTACTCTGAGCAACCCTTCCCGTGTAAGCCTTAACACCAGTGAAATGCAGCTTAGATGATGGCTTAGTACCTTTGAAGCTTTTTCAGTAGAAATCTCAAAGATAAGACATAACAAATCTATGGTGCCACCGCACAAGCACTTAGTTTATCAATATAGCTAGAATTTCACTACAgaaagcctgcaacttacataggggttacattctggggattgcacctaaagccaaaattttgtacagtggtacctcaggttacatacgcttcaggttacagactccgctaacccagaaatagtgcttcaggttaagaactttgcttcaggataagaacagaaatcgggctccgacggcacggtggcagcaggaggccccattagctaaagtagtgcttcaggttaagaacagtttcaggttaagaacggacctccggaacgaattaagtacttaacctgaggtaccactgcatagtcaaaacccattgggttcaatggtgggtccGATTGCCAACGTCATTTCCCCAGGAACCCAGCCCCCTTTCCACCCCTTTTTAGTTTTTTGCTACACGTGTAAAGCTAAATGTGCACAatataaatgtgtgtaagttgtgggATTACTCTATTTCCCAGAGCTAGTTTAATGTTGCATCATTTTTGGTTATCACTACCAATCTAGCAGGAGTTCTGAGCCCCCAAGGAATCTGCATTAAAGAAGTAGTGCAGAAGGGTCTAAGATATTAAGTGCAATTCtatacctgtctactcagaaacCAGGCCCACTTTCAATGGTACTTTGGGCTTAACTCTTAAGAAAgtctgtttaggattgcaacctaacagTCGCAACTTCTGTCCTCCTAGATGGAGACAGTAGACTGGAACATCCTCATTAAAGGCAGCATCCTGACACTACTTAATCCATTGCAGGGGACTCTAGGATAGCCATTCCCAACATGAAATGCAAGAAGGGAGATGGAAGCAAGGAGCCACTGGGTCAGGATTAATTGCAACAGGTAGCACCCACTGAAATGAAGGTACCTGAGTTAGTTGTGTCTATTCCATGGATCTATGTTGAGTGTGACTAACTGGATAAAACCCATTGTGAAGAGGAAATCAGCCAACTAGTTGCTACAAAGGCTACCATGGAAGCAGCAGAGGCAAATGGAATTGCTGTCAGTCTGTTCCCATGTATTTTTTCTTGGAcctaagttccactgaattcagttgggCTTGCTTTCTAGCATGTGCTTAGGACTGGAGCCTTGAGTGAAGAGGAAGGGGCT
It encodes the following:
- the TSPO2 gene encoding translocator protein 2, producing MWVHALGFTALPHLGGFLGWFFTRKEVPTWFEDLKKPSWRPPNKMFPVAWTTLYTSMGYASYLVWKDLDGFNSQAVVPLGLYGAQLALNWAWTPIFFGAHNLKLALIDIVALYGLVLGTMYSWYPINKTATLLMLPYLAWLTLASSLTYRIWKDNPEKGKKKE